The stretch of DNA GCCACGTATCACGCACCTAAACGCAGCGAGCACGCGTAGATAGATTCAGAAGGTACAGAAGGTAATTTCAGCAACAGGAACACAGAGAGCGCAAGTAATTCTGGATTGTGCTTACGTTCCGCCGTGTCCTCCCAGCCACTCGGAGCTGATGGGGTGGAACGGGAGCTCGCAGATCGCAACCTGCACGAAAATCACCCCAGAATTTCAACCAACCGAATCTCAGCTGAATaacgaaccgcaggatgcggggggCGAGgaggggaagcaagcggaggtggGGCGCAGACCTTGGCCCCGAATCCGGCGGCGGTGCGGGAGCCGCGGACGCCGCCGCTGCCGGCGCCGATGACGAAGAGGTCGTAGTCGTAGGTCCCGCCGTCGTCGGCGACGAGGGGCGCCTCCCCATCCTTGAGCATCTTCCGCGCCATGGCCTTGACTCCGGTCAGCCGCAGAACCCTAGGTGGATGGATCCCGGAGCGGAGGAGAGCAGGTGGGGGCGGCCACGCTGGCTGCTACGGGATTAGAGGATGGACGGATTGGAAACTTGTCCCCTCCGGCTTAAATTCGTTTCCTGATGGGAGACGTGGAGCCGACCCGCTTCGCGTCGCCCGCCACCGGTCCTCCACGGCTCCACGGGATCGTGCAAATTTCAGAGCATCAGACGCCACTTATATTAACCAAACTAGCATCTGAACTTCTCAGGTTGTGGTAGACAGTTTAGGCCGGATTCTTATAGAAATTTCATAGGATTGGATTTTTGTAGGAaaaattcctttagagccctttggtctgGAGGAATGAAATCCTATTCCTACGAAGAAATTCttcctatccttcacatttcatacaaaaataaacattagcctagactcaatgaaaaaaaatcatatgaaGTGAATCAAAGGACATcttttttcctattcctactcataggatttgagatacatgtatctcatttcctatgacttctctattcctatgattttcctatcctatgaaccaaaggagaccAGGGAAAAAGAAACGTCTGAACCGAGTGCCTAATGATCGCGCGTGTTTACATCAGCAGTGACAAGGTCGCAGGAGAGGGAGGGGGGCATCAGCAGTGACATAGCCATCCTCTTGGATCTTCTGTAGAGTTGACGTGTTCAGACGGGCGGAACGACCTCCATTGTTGTACTCGAACCAAGACTATATTTTTTTTTGCAGGCGAAAAAAGACTTGTATTACTCTATTTGAAAAAACAACCATACATACATATTAATTATTTTTTCTAGAATACACATGAGTGTGTGTATCATGCATTAATAGGGAGGGGGGAAATGACGAAGACAACCCATCCATCGGGTTTACAAGGTTTTACAACACGGTAAACGCATCCACGGACATCCATAGAAGCTATGCTGGCTACTGTTCACATTAACCTGCCACTGCTGCAAAGAATCCATCATAGTTGCCTCTAATGAGCCCGGCCAACTTCCATGCTCTCCCTTCCGCCTCAATTTGCCGTATCATCACAACTGCCGGTGGAGTGGCCCCATCAAAGACCACGGCATTTCTATGCTTCCCCGGTGTCCACAAGTCAAGCGCTAGCAAAGTTCTCACATCTTTGGCGTCAATGTCACGATCATGGCGTGCATTGCACCATTCAACAAATGGAGCTGGTAGTGGTGGGTATCCACGCCGGATGACCAAGGGCGGTGATGATCGTGGTACGAAATGTCCTCGCCAGGATGAGGGAGGGGAGGATATGGTTGATCGTCTCCTGATGCTGATTGCGAAGTGGATTTTGGACGTGCGCAAGTATGCTACCCTCTCCGGGGAATAGTCGCCATCTCGCGTCTTTCCGAGCAGGACACAACCACTAACAAAACTTAAAGGAACACCGGAAAGCAGAGCCTTCCCgccggcaagggccgggatccGCCGCACCGCCATGACGCTAAGGGCACCGGAGACGAGGCGGGCCGGCGGGAGGCAGAGGAACCATAGGCTTTTCTTAAGGGAGGTGAACGGAAGCCGACTTTGGTTGCCTGACTAAAATATAATCAAAGTTGTTGTGCCATGTCTCAATTGACACCCACAACAACATTGAAATAGTTCTATTGTAAGTCTATGGTTTCTGCACATCAAATTCCTTTTTCCTTatctagtactacctccgtcccaaaatatttgtcattaaaatggataaaaaaggaatgtatctaaaactaagatacatcctcttttatttattttgatgacaagtatttccggacggagggagcagTAGAATTGAAAAGGCCTGTAGTATTTTTGTGTAAGTCACTTTTTCTTGTGCTAACAGTACTACGTGTTACTAGTTTTTTTTTTACTACACACGTAGACTTGTACACActtctatatctataccaatataaaaagacccaaaagcCAAAAGGGCACATTCAAACCATTTGAaccgtcaaatcatgttatctagcggttcaaaacgcttcaatgttgagcaccaaacacgtttaacgctctaatcacccaccactgccattggttataaacacgtTTTGACTCAACGCTATCCCATGAAATCTGCCATGTAATTAATATCATAACATTTCCATGAaaaaagtaattgatatcttaccaaataccaacGTGCAACAAAAATATCTTACCTAGTATAACGTGCAACTAATATCATACctaatataaacgtgcattgcacgaacattattactagtttccaAGAAAAAGCACGTCGCCGAAATGGCTGCGAGACGCAGGCTGCTCCGCGTGttggtccccgtgttgagtgaATCTAGACGTGTAGTAGTACCTGGCTACACAAAACGCATTTTTTTTCGCCTCTCGTGTTTTCAGACAAGGTGGCTGGTGGAGGCAGGCTCCAGAAGTGGAGACGGATGGATCATCGATGGACCCATGTGGGCATGTCGCCCGATGGATCACTCGCCGCACCAACACACCACGCACAGCACAAGCGTCTGCCAAAACGTCTCCACTTGACAGTCGTCGACCAGTGGGACCAGGCGCTAATGTCGAGCCGCCTCCTATGAGGACACTGATGAAGGCTCAGCCCAAATCCGATCGTTGGAGTCTCGAGGTGGGCCTGCCTGATGCGAAGAACAATCTTGTACCGCTGGCGTTTGCTCCATCTTTGCCGTACTGCGGCAACACAAGACAAGCTCGTCAGGGAAGATAGATGGTGGGGTGCTGGTTGCGTGAGTATAAAGGATGTTGGAGATGGCCAGCGAACAACGATGGGGCGGTGGCGCATTTGGCTAGCGCGTAGGTCTCATAGCTGCATTGAGCGATCCAGTGGCTGGGCGGTGGGGCCGGCGCACGTTGAGGATAAAAATCTCAGAGCTAGTGAGTGATCCTGAGTTGGAGCCTCTCTCGCCCCAATTCCTTTTCTTTctctcccctttttcttccctatcTGGCTTTTTTATAACAAGGACTGAATCATTCATCGTACACCAGTTGGGGTGGTGGCGCAGTTGGCTAGCGCGTAGGTCTCATAGCTAAAATATGCGAGTGATCCTGAGGTCGAGAGTTCGAGCCTCTCTCACCCCAACTTTTATTTTGCTTATCTGCAACTTTTCTTTTCTTCACTTCAGTTGAGTCATCAATTTTATGTTCTTCTGATCTTCACACTGTCAGACAGAAGAAAAAGAAACCGTTTTCCTGCAGAAACTCCCCTTTCCTTGAAGTCTTGTTTTTTCCTCAAAGTCTTGTTCTTCTTTCAAATCCAGTTTTCATTCTATCTTCTTCTGATATTCACAGTCGGCCGACGGAAAATACAAGGACTAAATGCTCGCAGCCAGGGCAAAGAAGAGAGCGAGTGACACGAGATTCTGTTACAAAGATCTATCCTGACTCTTTCTAAGAATGAAAGCTATCAACACCACCTCATCTTTCCAGAAAAAAGCAGTGCATGAGCTACAGATACGCAAGCGTTTAGCATATTCTCAGGAGAAAAAAGGCATCCAGATGTGAGCGAGAATGCATGGCATTTTGGCACCTTATCTATCTCTCTACAGATACACAAAAGAACCTTTTGTGCATTGCCGACAAGAGGAAGCATATGCAAAGCAGCCACAGGCCACAAGGATCTCAACACAACCAGATGCCAAGTAGCCACTAGACACAAGGATCTCACATAACCAGACGCAAAGCTGCTAAACCAAAGCGCCACCAACGTCTGAATCAATTGTCGTATAACAAACCAAATgtctgtcactcatgagtcatctgTACAAGAAGTTGTGTGCAGAATTAGCAGCAAAAGGAGAAGTGCTCAAAAACACACATTACAGAAGATATGCTTTTCCTTATTATTCATTTACTTTGACGCGGGCGAGTTGAATGAATCCTGGGAGCGCCTCGCTCAGCCCGACTTCTTACATCTGATCTCGATGCCCTGCACGATGAGGCCGCTCTTCCACTTCCCGCTTTTGGTCTCCGTCAGGCTGATGGACACCTCGCCGTCATCGCCCCCCTCGTTGAGGAACTCACCCAGCTCCAGCTCCATCCACCCGTCGGCTCTTCTCTGAGGGAGCGCGACATTCTCTTCGTAAACTACGCGCCGGTTCGTCAGCGACCGATAGTACTCGTcaacgtcctcctcctcctcctcgtactCATCGTCGTCGCCCTCATCGTAATGCATGTTCTCGTCCGCCTCGCCAGCTTGTAGGCAAACCTCGCGGGTCAAGTTGGTTGCTCCGGAACTGACCGATGCCTCCTGAGCAGGAAAATTCAGCCCATAGTAATAATCTGCCATCTTGAAGACCATGTAGGCGGCATAGGTTGTGTCTTGGGAGAGCATATTGCTATGTATCTTCCCGTGGATCTCAAACCAGCAAACATCCACGAGTTCGGCACCTTCGGAGAACCTGTCGCGAACATATGGTTACAACTTGTAAAGAAGACGATGATCAATGaataacatgagttgaagacaACCATCTAGTTGTAAAGAAGACAAAAACCAACCAACAACATGAGTTGAAGACAACCATCTAAGTTGTAAAAAAGACCAAACCAATCAACAACATGAGTTGAAGACAACCATCTAGCATTGCAGAAAATTCCATAACTTATTCCGTAAGTGAGTTAGAATCAACTACCACACTTTTCATGACTATCTTTTTTACATATCTCGGTGAATAATAACGACACAAAATACTCAAAAGAAGTCTACAGTGAACAAGGTACGCGGTAGAGTCGTATGTTTTCATGCAAAGTGTCATTTATGACTAGTGATAAATGGAGTGCGCTTTGCTTTTGAAAATAAGGAAAAATAAAACCAAATGCTTATGTGTGAAGCAACAAGGACTTATCATGTACGGCAGCACGTACTCCGATCTCAGATTGAAACTGGCTGCGCCTTAACCTCTTTCAAATAATTGAAGATCATCAGAAACCGATTTCAAGTATTATTCCAAAATTTGCTAGTCAGGAGCCATGTCGAAATACCCATTCTGGGCTTTTATCCACAGGGTAGTTTGATCTACCATCCTACAACTTACACTGCTGTGGATTGCACCAATTAACCCCGAAATGAATTGCAGTCGAGTTAGATCACAATGCaacagcaaaatcaaatcaaatgCAATTGCAGCCAGTTAAGGATAAGATAACAGCATAGAAACAGTCAGATAAGAACAAGATAATATCACAGAAACATTCACAGCACAGAATACTCAAACAACTCGAACCAGGAGTTACATCCTTTACACAAAGTGTGGTCTATGTGCTGCCAATAGTTCATATTTAAACAAAATTGAAAAGGCCCTTAGCTTTTGAAAGTAAGGAATATAAAACTAGCACCAAGTTCGCTTATGTGTGAATAACCAGGACTTTGGAATGTACAGCAATGGTCCGGTATCCAAATGAAAGTGACTTCAACTGAGTCCCTTTCAAACAGTTTCAAGATCACCAAAATTCAACTGATTTCAAGCATTGTGCTTATTCTAAAACTTGCTACAGAAATGGCGCGACCACGAAGCAACGGTACAGTAAAATCGAATGCAATTGCAATTAGATGAGAATATCATCACCAGGCAGCAACATTCAGACACACAAGCTATATGTATGTGTGGGTATGGAGAGAGCGACGAGCGAACCTCGAGTCTTCAAGTGGGATCCATGTCCAGTACTCGGGCGCGTTCCCCCACACGATGAAGAGGTTCCTGGCGGACAGCATGTAGCACTTGGCGCCGGTCTCCCTGTCCACCCACACGCTCTGCGGGCGCGCGCACAACCACCGAACAATCAAGTCAAAACGAGGACGAATCTGTTAGTAGAGTTGGGGGATGGTCGTGCAGGTACGTACCACGAGCCTGTCCTGAAGGAGGGCGGGGCCGGCTGAGA from Triticum dicoccoides isolate Atlit2015 ecotype Zavitan chromosome 6A, WEW_v2.0, whole genome shotgun sequence encodes:
- the LOC119314632 gene encoding putative F-box protein PP2-B12 gives rise to the protein MSDQRTPAGRRTEEPMEGACEIARLPEELLSAALARTTPRDACRAAAVSPAFRAAADSDAVWARFLPPGGLPPLADGELAGPAPPSSKKELFLRLSAGPALLQDRLVSVWVDRETGAKCYMLSARNLFIVWGNAPEYWTWIPLEDSRFSEGAELVDVCWFEIHGKIHSNMLSQDTTYAAYMVFKMADYYYGLNFPAQEASVSSGATNLTREVCLQAGEADENMHYDEGDDDEYEEEEEDVDEYYRSLTNRRVVYEENVALPQRRADGWMELELGEFLNEGGDDGEVSISLTETKSGKWKSGLIVQGIEIRCKKSG